The Alosa sapidissima isolate fAloSap1 chromosome 8, fAloSap1.pri, whole genome shotgun sequence genome contains a region encoding:
- the LOC121715059 gene encoding myogenesis-regulating glycosidase-like: MYQIVQGTVGDLYPGPFTKPPKQKKWGRQGRPMLFAIILGVVLVMSAIVAWCYYSASLRRAEILKAELLDLKKDGFIIRNQEGDIIFRMLFRSGSLDLDSCSKEGGILRCDQSDTGKLNFFVQTVRPKDTVMCYRVRWEELEEGRSVEHAMSYNGSHWYGGAERAVQHWPMSVEGQEAPKPFITGDVYSNRQDFGSILERYWLSANATAIKINDSVPFHLGWDDEEKILRFQARYNDSPYKALPRKVAHAELSYRVCVGRDVTSIHKYMVRRYFNKPNKVPSEAVFRQPIWSTWALNKSAVDQEKILKYASDIQKHGFNCSQLELDDRYTSSYGEFEFDPEKFPNVSTMFQSLKDDGFHVSLWTHPFINYESTNFDVGVKRELFVREPSGQLPALVRWWNGIGGILDFTNPEAREWFASHLRALKTKYGVASFKFDAGETNYLPKQFSTYAPLHDPSTFTRRYTEMAIPYNDRAELRSGYQSQNISCFFRLIDRDSVWGYDLGLKSIIPTVLTISILGYQFILPDMIGGNPNGTLGSTGLPDRELYIRWLELSAFMPSMQFSIPPWAYDDEVVEIARKFTALHETLVAPRVLELAGEVLHTGDPIIRPLWWIASEDEAAYKIDSQFLIGDDFMVAPVLEPGKQERDIYLPAGKWRSYKGEHYDNMKGPMHLTDYPVDLDEIAYFEWAG; the protein is encoded by the exons ATGTATCAAATAGTACAGGGAACTGTGGGGGATCTGTACCCTGGTCCCTTCACTAAGCCCCCAAAGCAGAAGAAATGGGGTCGACAAGGCCGTCCAATGTTATTTGCAATTATCCTGGGAGTGGTTTTAGTGATGTCAGCCATAGTAGCATGGTGCTACTACAGTGCTTCTCTGCGCAGAGCAGAAATCCTCAAAGCTGAATTACTGGACCTGAAGAAGGATGGGTTCATTATCCGCAATCAAGAGGGTGACATCATCTTCAGAATGCTTTTCAG GTCGGGATCTCTTGATCTGGACTCGTGTTCTAAGGAGGGCGGAATACTTCGCTGCGATCAGTCAGACACAGGGAAACTGAACTTCTTTGTCCAGACCGTCAGGCCAAAGGACACGGTGATGTGCTACCGGGTGCGCtgggaggagctggaggagggccGCTCCGTGGAGCACGCCATGTCCTACAACGGCTCCCACTGGTATGGAGGTGCGGAGCGAGCCGTCCAGCATTGGCCCATGTCCGTGGAAGGCCAGGAAGCCCCCAAGCCTTTCATCACCGGAGACGTGTACTCCAACCGCCAGGACTTTGGTAGCATTCTGGAGCGCTACTGGCTCTCAGCCAACGCCACAGCCATAAAGATTAATGACTCTGTGCCTTTTCACCTTGGCTGGGATGACGAGGAGAAGATTCTTCGCTTCCAGGCTCGGTATAATGACAGCCCTTACAAAGCACTACCCAGAAAGGTGGCACACGCCGAACTGAGCtatcgtgtgtgtgtcggcCGCGATGTCACCTCCATACACAAGTACATGGTCCGGCGGTACTTTAACAAACCCAACAAGGTTCCGTCCGAGGCGGTGTTCCGCCAGCCAATTTGGTCCACGTGGGCCTTGAACAAGAGCGCAGTGGACCAGGAGAAGATCCTTAAGTACGCGTCAGACATCCAGAAGCACGGCTTCAACTGCAGCCAACTGGAACTCGACGACCGCTACACCAGCAGTTACGGCGAGTTCGAGTTTGACCCGGAGAAGTTTCCCAACGTCTCAACCATGTTTCAGAGTCTGAAGGACGATGGTTTCCATGTCTCTCTGTGGACCCATCCCTTCATTAACTACGAATCCACCAACTTTGACGTCGGAGTGAAGAGGGAGCTGTTTGTCCGAGAGCCCAGCGGACAGCTCCCTGCCTTAGTCCGCTGGTGGAACGGTATCGGGGGCATCCTGGACTTCACCAACCCAGAGGCCCGTGAATGGTTTGCTTCCCATCTCCGAGCCCTTAAAACCAAGTATGGGGTTGCCTCATTCAAATTCGATGCCGGGGAAACCAACTACCTGCCAAAGCAGTTTAGCACCTACGCACCCTTGCATGACCCCAGCACCTTTACCCGCCGCTACACAGAAATGGCCATTCCATACAACGACCGCGCCGAACTTCGGTCTGGGTACCAGTCCCAGAACATCTCCTGTTTCTTCAGGCTTATTGATCGGGACTCTGTGTGGGGTTACGACCTGGGTCTCAAATCCATCATTCCTACCGTCTTGACCATTAGCATCCTAGGCTATCAGTTCATTTTGCCAGACATGATTGGTGGTAATCCGAACGGGACTCTAGGGTCCACGGGCCTGCCTGACCGTGAGCTCTACATCCGCTGGCTGGAGCTGTCAGCCTTCATGCCGTCCATGCAGTTCTCCATCCCGCCTTGGGCGTACGACGACGAGGTGGTGGAGATTGCGCGGAAGTTCACCGCACTCCACGAGACCCTGGTGGCCCCACGAGTGCTGGAGCTGGCCGGGGAGGTGCTGCACACCGGAGACCCCATCATCCGCCCTCTCTGGTGGATCGCCTCAGAGGACGAGGCAGCGTACAAGATAGACTCTCAGTTCCTCATTGGGGACGACTTCATGGTGGCACCTGTGCTGGAGCCGGGTAAACAGGAGAGGGATATCTACCTTCCTGCTGGCAAATGGAGAAGCTACAAGGGGGAGCACTATGACAACATGAAGGGTCCCATGCATCTTACTGACTACCCTGTAGATCTAGATGAAATAGCATATTTTGAGTGGGCAGGCTAA
- the mamdc2a gene encoding MAM domain-containing protein 2a isoform X2, whose product MFVHLLTLYVITLVNAQQQQLLLPGSCSFEFSTCGYTSDPNYATWTVNEEGRFITADASLMGSKDKAVLQSSELELLDWSCLRMVYQITGKGSLQLHLRPDGENFDYTLWTSEKTSDSWLIASVDLRNMSKPYQLLMEGRPGNTAGNSVAIFEIHIVPGYCIECDFEEHHLCGYSNQWNPNVNWYVGGSLARDPQSNLPDDHTMNNERGHYMYVDSVYAKKFQEVAKLLSPMTTTPMSGCLSFYYQRNQALGNYFSLLTKDELGHYEELWRPDAYATPHWRLEHVDIKAPHPLEVVFEVAFNSPRGGFVAIDDISFSQEFCHSETEPNFDPSIANCDFEEGFCEYHQERVGGSVWNRVSVKPNVYRVGDHTTGTGNFLLANTRFTSRPGYVGRLHGPVLPGNHKYCLRFYYALHGFMKIDNALALYIYDENNVAQEKIWTVSESSRDVWTEVDITYQKPMPTKMVFVTICRNFWDCGLVSLDDITVTIGDCRVTAGPLRPPPGQCNFELGDCGYTQEKKLHRGGWLRIRGQTPTSYTGPKGDHTLGVGYYMYIEASHMLPGHSSRLLTTELRGSDSPQCLVFYYHMYGSGTGVLSVFLRRHVSRHRDIRHRDSLLWRRQGEQSISWMRAMIDYDCYTKHQIIFEAIRGSSIRSDIAIDDIVFKRGPCKDAGDSIPYSGFSENFNEIEY is encoded by the exons ggcgCTTCATCACTGCTGATGCGTCCCTCATGGGCTCTAAGGACAAGGCAGTGCTGCAGAGCTCGGAGCTGGAGCTGCTGGACTGGAGCTGTCTGAGGATGGTCTACCAGATCACGGGCAAGGGCTCGCTCCAGCTCCACCTGCGGCCCGATGGCGAGAACTTCGACTACACGCTCTGGACCTCAGAGAAGACCTCCGACAGCTGGCTCATCGCCAGCGTGGACCTGCGCAACATGTCCAAGCCGTACCAG CTGTTAATGGAAGGGCGTCCTGGCAACACAGCAGGCAACAGCGTCGCTATCTTTGAAATCCACATAGTACCTGGATACTGCATAG AGTGTGACTTTGAGGAGCACCACTTGTGTGGCTACAGCAACCAGTGGAACCCCAATGTGAATTGGTACGTGGGCGGAAGCCTCGCCCGAGACCCCCAGTCCAACCTGCCAGATGACCACACCATGAACAATGAAAGAG GACATTACATGTACGTGGACTCTGTTTACGCCAAGAAGTTCCAGGAGGTGGCCAAGCTGCTGTCTCCGATGACGACCACTCCCATGTCGGGTTGCTTGTCCTTCTACTACCAGAGGAACCAGGCTCTGGGCAACTACTTCTCCCTCCTCACCAAGGACGAGCTGGGCCACTACGAGGAGCTGTGGAGACCCGATGCCTACGCCACCCCCCACTGGAGGCTGGAGCATGTCGACATCAAGGCTCCGCACCCCTTAGAG GTGGTGTTTGAAGTAGCTTTCAATAGTCCACGCGGAGGGTTTGTTGCCATTGACGACATTTCCTTCTCACAGGAGTTCTGCCACTCAGAAACAG AGCCCAACTTTGACCCTTCCATCGCCAACTGCGACTTCGAGGAGGGTTTCTGCGAATACCACCAGGAACGTGTTGGTGGCTCCGTGTGGAACAGGGTTTCAGTGAAGCCCAATGTCTACAGGGTCGGAGACCACACCACTGGAACTG GCAATTTCCTCCTGGCCAACACCCGCTTCACCTCTCGCCCGGGCTATGTGGGCCGGCTTCACGGGCCGGTTCTGCCGGGGAACCACAAGTACTGCCTCAGGTTTTATTATGCCTTACATGGCTTCATGAAGATAGACAATGCACTGGCTCTGTACATCTACGACGAGAACAACGTGGCTCAGGAGAAGATCTGGACAGTGTCCGAGAGCTCCAGGGATGTCTGGACTGAGGTGGACATCACCTACCAGAAGCCCATGCCCACCAAG ATGGTATTTGTTACCATCTGTCGGAACTTCTGGGACTGCGGTTTGGTGTCTCTTGATGACATCACGGTGACAATTGGAGACTGCCGTGTCACAGCTG GGCCTCTGCGGCCGCCCCCTGGCCAGTGCAACTTTGAGCTGGGCGACTGCGGCTACACCCAGGAGAAGAAGCTGCACAGGGGCGGCTGGCTGCGCATCAGGGGTCAGACGCCCACCTCCTACACGGGGCCCAAGGGGGACCACACCTTAGGGGTAG GGTACTACATGTACATCGAGGCCTCTCACATGTTACCGGGCCATTCCTCCAGGCTACTGACCACTGAGCTGCGAGGTTCGGACAGCCCTCAGTGTCTGGTGTTCTATTACCACATGTACGGCTCTGGCACCGGTGTGCTAAGCGTGTTCTTGCGGCGTCACGTCAGCCGTCACCGTGACATTCGCCACCGCGACTCCCTGCTCTGGCGACGACAGGGAGAGCAGAGCATCTCCTGGATGCGGGCCATGATCGACTACGACTGCTACACCAAGCACCAG ATTATCTTTGAAGCCATTCGTGGCTCCTCAATAAGGAGCGACATTGCCATCGATGACATTGTGTTTAAAAGAGGACCATGCAAAG ATGCTGGTGACAGTATCCCGTACTCTGGATTCTCAGAAAACTTCAATGAGATTGAGTATTGA
- the mamdc2a gene encoding MAM domain-containing protein 2a isoform X1, translating into MFVHLLTLYVITLVNAQQQQLLLPGSCSFEFSTCGYTSDPNYATWTVNEEGRFITADASLMGSKDKAVLQSSELELLDWSCLRMVYQITGKGSLQLHLRPDGENFDYTLWTSEKTSDSWLIASVDLRNMSKPYQLLMEGRPGNTAGNSVAIFEIHIVPGYCIECDFEEHHLCGYSNQWNPNVNWYVGGSLARDPQSNLPDDHTMNNERGHYMYVDSVYAKKFQEVAKLLSPMTTTPMSGCLSFYYQRNQALGNYFSLLTKDELGHYEELWRPDAYATPHWRLEHVDIKAPHPLEVVFEVAFNSPRGGFVAIDDISFSQEFCHSETEPNFDPSIANCDFEEGFCEYHQERVGGSVWNRVSVKPNVYRVGDHTTGTGNFLLANTRFTSRPGYVGRLHGPVLPGNHKYCLRFYYALHGFMKIDNALALYIYDENNVAQEKIWTVSESSRDVWTEVDITYQKPMPTKMVFVTICRNFWDCGLVSLDDITVTIGDCRVTAGPLRPPPGQCNFELGDCGYTQEKKLHRGGWLRIRGQTPTSYTGPKGDHTLGVGYYMYIEASHMLPGHSSRLLTTELRGSDSPQCLVFYYHMYGSGTGVLSVFLRRHVSRHRDIRHRDSLLWRRQGEQSISWMRAMIDYDCYTKHQIIFEAIRGSSIRSDIAIDDIVFKRGPCKADAGDSIPYSGFSENFNEIEY; encoded by the exons ggcgCTTCATCACTGCTGATGCGTCCCTCATGGGCTCTAAGGACAAGGCAGTGCTGCAGAGCTCGGAGCTGGAGCTGCTGGACTGGAGCTGTCTGAGGATGGTCTACCAGATCACGGGCAAGGGCTCGCTCCAGCTCCACCTGCGGCCCGATGGCGAGAACTTCGACTACACGCTCTGGACCTCAGAGAAGACCTCCGACAGCTGGCTCATCGCCAGCGTGGACCTGCGCAACATGTCCAAGCCGTACCAG CTGTTAATGGAAGGGCGTCCTGGCAACACAGCAGGCAACAGCGTCGCTATCTTTGAAATCCACATAGTACCTGGATACTGCATAG AGTGTGACTTTGAGGAGCACCACTTGTGTGGCTACAGCAACCAGTGGAACCCCAATGTGAATTGGTACGTGGGCGGAAGCCTCGCCCGAGACCCCCAGTCCAACCTGCCAGATGACCACACCATGAACAATGAAAGAG GACATTACATGTACGTGGACTCTGTTTACGCCAAGAAGTTCCAGGAGGTGGCCAAGCTGCTGTCTCCGATGACGACCACTCCCATGTCGGGTTGCTTGTCCTTCTACTACCAGAGGAACCAGGCTCTGGGCAACTACTTCTCCCTCCTCACCAAGGACGAGCTGGGCCACTACGAGGAGCTGTGGAGACCCGATGCCTACGCCACCCCCCACTGGAGGCTGGAGCATGTCGACATCAAGGCTCCGCACCCCTTAGAG GTGGTGTTTGAAGTAGCTTTCAATAGTCCACGCGGAGGGTTTGTTGCCATTGACGACATTTCCTTCTCACAGGAGTTCTGCCACTCAGAAACAG AGCCCAACTTTGACCCTTCCATCGCCAACTGCGACTTCGAGGAGGGTTTCTGCGAATACCACCAGGAACGTGTTGGTGGCTCCGTGTGGAACAGGGTTTCAGTGAAGCCCAATGTCTACAGGGTCGGAGACCACACCACTGGAACTG GCAATTTCCTCCTGGCCAACACCCGCTTCACCTCTCGCCCGGGCTATGTGGGCCGGCTTCACGGGCCGGTTCTGCCGGGGAACCACAAGTACTGCCTCAGGTTTTATTATGCCTTACATGGCTTCATGAAGATAGACAATGCACTGGCTCTGTACATCTACGACGAGAACAACGTGGCTCAGGAGAAGATCTGGACAGTGTCCGAGAGCTCCAGGGATGTCTGGACTGAGGTGGACATCACCTACCAGAAGCCCATGCCCACCAAG ATGGTATTTGTTACCATCTGTCGGAACTTCTGGGACTGCGGTTTGGTGTCTCTTGATGACATCACGGTGACAATTGGAGACTGCCGTGTCACAGCTG GGCCTCTGCGGCCGCCCCCTGGCCAGTGCAACTTTGAGCTGGGCGACTGCGGCTACACCCAGGAGAAGAAGCTGCACAGGGGCGGCTGGCTGCGCATCAGGGGTCAGACGCCCACCTCCTACACGGGGCCCAAGGGGGACCACACCTTAGGGGTAG GGTACTACATGTACATCGAGGCCTCTCACATGTTACCGGGCCATTCCTCCAGGCTACTGACCACTGAGCTGCGAGGTTCGGACAGCCCTCAGTGTCTGGTGTTCTATTACCACATGTACGGCTCTGGCACCGGTGTGCTAAGCGTGTTCTTGCGGCGTCACGTCAGCCGTCACCGTGACATTCGCCACCGCGACTCCCTGCTCTGGCGACGACAGGGAGAGCAGAGCATCTCCTGGATGCGGGCCATGATCGACTACGACTGCTACACCAAGCACCAG ATTATCTTTGAAGCCATTCGTGGCTCCTCAATAAGGAGCGACATTGCCATCGATGACATTGTGTTTAAAAGAGGACCATGCAAAG CAGATGCTGGTGACAGTATCCCGTACTCTGGATTCTCAGAAAACTTCAATGAGATTGAGTATTGA